From one Sulfurimonas sp. HSL-3221 genomic stretch:
- the recR gene encoding recombination mediator RecR, translated as MKHSLEKFTRLVDALQELPTVGQKSATRLAYHMLMHDSFGAMKIAHAIEDAVGSIKKCRSCGGMSEDELCGVCSDEGRDVSLLCIVENAKDILTIEENGLFGGRYYVLDALDRLDIDHLRATAGSGVEEIIFALTPSIATDAVILYIEDKLQGMDVRFTRIAQGVPTGVSLENIDMLSLARALEDRVKV; from the coding sequence ATGAAACACAGCCTTGAGAAGTTTACGCGCCTTGTCGACGCCCTGCAGGAGCTCCCCACCGTCGGGCAGAAGTCGGCGACGCGCCTGGCCTACCACATGCTGATGCACGACAGCTTCGGGGCGATGAAGATTGCCCACGCCATCGAGGATGCCGTCGGCAGCATCAAAAAGTGCCGCTCCTGCGGGGGGATGAGCGAGGACGAACTCTGCGGCGTCTGCTCCGACGAGGGGCGCGACGTATCGCTGCTGTGCATCGTCGAGAACGCGAAGGACATCCTTACCATTGAGGAGAACGGGCTTTTCGGCGGCCGCTACTACGTCCTCGACGCACTCGATCGCCTCGACATCGACCACCTGCGCGCCACGGCGGGCAGCGGCGTCGAGGAGATCATCTTTGCGCTGACGCCCTCCATCGCCACTGACGCCGTCATCCTCTACATCGAGGACAAGCTGCAGGGGATGGACGTGCGGTTCACCCGGATCGCCCAGGGGGTCCCGACGGGCGTGAGCCTGGAGAACATCGACATGCTCTCCCTCGCCCGGGCCCTCGAAGACCGCGTCAAGGTCTAG
- a CDS encoding DUF4139 domain-containing protein, which yields MHPTRPLFLTLLASPLLLAATLSPASTETALVIYNAGIGLVHEKRQLTVEKGKQSVVYPGVATTVQTDAVSVKLPSGVTLYSQQYRFDKITLAKIIEANIGKRVRFKTGDAEHPGIGGGTLLAASPAVVRTDRGIESGIKNEDFIFDAIPDTLIMKPSLVWNVEASKRVRGEMALDYLIGSIRWKSDYTLTMDGDKGDLTGWITVDNRSGKRFENTKLHLLAGEINRPAQPRLYVGKVMMEAAAAPVAEQAVEGYHLYSVPFEVTLADNEKTQIRFIDRPSHALKRRYEVTMPAPLQSGAELKRPVSQFVDLEGFDIPLPAGTVRTYTETDGTTILLGESALDNTPKDEMVTLRLGTNFDLVAKSTLETRQDEGSYWNVKVAYRLSNRSDSAKDVDVLVPGVSSDGKATIKSTLSYERRDGYTIRFSPTLKAGETKTWQVSYRIPKP from the coding sequence GAGAAACGGCAGCTCACCGTCGAGAAGGGAAAACAGAGCGTCGTCTACCCCGGCGTCGCGACGACCGTGCAGACCGACGCCGTCAGCGTGAAGCTGCCCTCTGGCGTAACGCTCTACTCGCAGCAGTACCGCTTCGACAAGATCACTCTCGCCAAGATCATCGAGGCGAACATCGGCAAGCGCGTGCGCTTCAAAACCGGCGACGCCGAGCATCCGGGCATCGGCGGCGGAACGCTTCTGGCGGCGTCGCCCGCCGTCGTGCGGACCGACCGCGGCATCGAGAGCGGGATCAAAAACGAGGATTTCATCTTCGACGCCATCCCAGACACACTGATCATGAAGCCCTCCCTCGTCTGGAACGTCGAGGCCTCCAAGCGGGTCCGGGGGGAGATGGCGCTGGACTACCTCATAGGCAGCATCCGGTGGAAAAGCGACTATACCCTCACCATGGACGGCGACAAAGGGGACCTGACGGGATGGATCACCGTCGACAACCGCTCGGGCAAACGTTTCGAGAACACGAAGCTGCACCTGCTCGCGGGGGAGATCAACAGGCCTGCCCAGCCGCGTCTCTACGTCGGCAAGGTGATGATGGAGGCCGCGGCGGCGCCAGTGGCGGAGCAGGCCGTCGAGGGGTACCACCTCTACAGCGTCCCCTTCGAGGTCACCCTCGCCGACAATGAAAAGACGCAAATACGCTTTATCGACCGGCCGTCGCATGCGCTAAAGAGGCGCTACGAGGTGACCATGCCCGCGCCCCTGCAAAGCGGCGCGGAGCTCAAACGCCCCGTCAGCCAGTTCGTCGACCTCGAAGGCTTCGACATCCCGCTGCCCGCGGGCACGGTGCGCACCTACACCGAAACGGACGGGACGACCATCCTGCTGGGCGAGAGCGCGCTGGACAACACCCCCAAAGACGAGATGGTCACCCTGCGCCTGGGGACGAACTTCGACCTCGTCGCCAAGAGCACGCTGGAGACGCGCCAGGACGAGGGGTCCTACTGGAACGTGAAAGTTGCCTACCGCCTCTCCAACCGCTCCGACAGCGCCAAAGATGTCGACGTCCTCGTCCCCGGCGTCTCCTCGGACGGCAAAGCCACCATCAAAAGCACGCTCTCCTACGAACGCCGCGACGGCTACACCATCCGCTTCTCCCCGACGCTGAAGGCGGGTGAGACCAAAACGTGGCAGGTCTCCTACCGCATCCCAAAACCCTAG
- a CDS encoding class I SAM-dependent methyltransferase, with translation MAEFDPEAYRQMVRSYQEREDPLGWFDSIYSSANGDHTAVFWADLAPNPYLTGWLKAHPLDKGEKKKAIAVGCGVGDDAEELSAFGYDVTAFDIAPSAIALCKNRYPDSKVEYLIADLFDYPEAWRGAYDVVYECNTIQVLPGKYRIMARDAMVSLLTPGGTILVSCRSRLAGEQTDAIPLPLDRDEIGGFVRAGLNEESFVAYDDDQTPPVPHFFATYRKPL, from the coding sequence ATGGCAGAGTTTGACCCCGAAGCGTACAGGCAGATGGTCCGTTCCTACCAGGAGCGCGAGGACCCGCTGGGGTGGTTCGACAGCATCTACAGCAGCGCCAACGGCGACCACACCGCCGTCTTCTGGGCCGACCTCGCCCCCAACCCCTACCTGACCGGCTGGCTCAAAGCTCACCCCCTCGACAAAGGAGAGAAGAAAAAAGCCATCGCTGTGGGCTGCGGGGTCGGTGACGATGCCGAGGAGCTCTCCGCCTTCGGCTACGACGTCACCGCCTTCGACATCGCCCCCAGCGCCATCGCGCTCTGCAAGAACCGCTATCCCGACAGCAAAGTAGAGTACCTCATCGCCGACCTTTTCGACTACCCCGAAGCGTGGCGTGGGGCCTACGACGTCGTCTACGAGTGCAACACCATCCAGGTGCTCCCGGGCAAGTACCGCATCATGGCCCGCGACGCCATGGTATCACTCCTCACCCCCGGCGGCACCATCCTCGTCTCATGCCGCAGCCGCCTGGCCGGGGAGCAAACTGACGCCATCCCCCTCCCCCTCGACCGCGACGAGATCGGCGGCTTCGTCCGTGCCGGCCTGAACGAAGAGAGCTTCGTCGCCTACGACGACGACCAGACTCCACCGGTGCCGCACTTCTTCGCAACTTACCGAAAGCCGCTATAG
- the mltA gene encoding murein transglycosylase A, whose translation MYIFHSLFTLVFLIFLGGCAQKETHLNLNGEADSSGVFVPFDALPQWNEQRAEAGLAVFKKQCGLNKVPALQTLCEEAEKSADAKAFFEANFRPFMLTEKGKEEGLMTGYYEPLLHGSANQSAAYPYPLYAPPKDLLRVELASLYPDLTHRYLRGRLQDNRVVPYPSRAQINAGDIDARPLCYVSSDIDRFFLHVQGSGRVLLDDNTTRYVGHTDRNGHPYHSIGKLMVEEGLIPKAEISLQTIRAYLRSHPAEKKRILESNPSYIFFGQRTQGATGTLGAELTPMHSVAVDRTRIPLGYPVYVDAVEPLGGEPLQLLAMAQDTGSAIKGQVRADLFWGYGEHAEAEAGRMKSPLRLWLLVPKAE comes from the coding sequence TTGTACATTTTTCATTCCCTTTTTACCCTCGTTTTTCTGATCTTTTTGGGCGGCTGTGCGCAGAAAGAAACACACCTGAATCTGAACGGTGAAGCGGACAGCAGCGGCGTCTTTGTCCCCTTCGACGCGCTGCCGCAGTGGAACGAGCAAAGAGCCGAGGCAGGGCTGGCCGTTTTCAAAAAGCAGTGCGGCCTGAACAAGGTGCCTGCATTGCAGACGCTCTGCGAAGAGGCGGAAAAAAGCGCCGACGCCAAAGCCTTCTTTGAAGCGAACTTTCGTCCCTTTATGCTGACGGAAAAGGGGAAAGAGGAAGGGCTGATGACGGGCTACTATGAACCGCTCCTGCACGGCTCGGCGAATCAGAGCGCCGCTTACCCCTATCCTCTGTACGCGCCGCCGAAGGACCTGCTGCGCGTCGAGCTCGCCTCGCTCTATCCCGACCTGACCCACCGCTACCTGCGCGGCAGGCTCCAGGACAACCGCGTGGTGCCTTATCCCTCACGGGCGCAGATCAACGCCGGGGACATCGACGCGCGGCCTTTGTGCTATGTCAGCAGCGACATCGACCGCTTCTTTCTCCATGTCCAGGGTTCCGGGCGGGTCCTGCTCGATGACAACACGACCCGCTACGTCGGCCATACCGATAGAAACGGCCACCCCTACCACTCCATCGGGAAGCTGATGGTCGAGGAAGGGCTCATCCCCAAAGCCGAGATCTCTCTGCAGACGATCCGCGCCTACCTTCGCAGCCACCCGGCAGAGAAGAAACGCATTCTGGAATCGAACCCCAGCTACATCTTCTTCGGCCAGCGTACCCAGGGGGCGACGGGAACCCTCGGCGCGGAGCTGACGCCGATGCACTCCGTCGCCGTCGACCGCACGCGCATCCCTCTGGGCTACCCCGTTTACGTCGACGCCGTCGAACCCCTTGGGGGCGAGCCGCTGCAGCTCCTGGCCATGGCACAGGACACGGGCAGCGCCATCAAGGGGCAGGTGCGCGCCGACCTCTTTTGGGGCTACGGCGAACACGCGGAGGCCGAAGCGGGGCGGATGAAGTCGCCGCTGCGACTTTGGTTATTAGTGCCGAAAGCGGAGTAG
- a CDS encoding class I SAM-dependent methyltransferase codes for MVEILSLLEAHVAQLRAGEIVEFSVLDPDLGAGSYAGATITVDSAVYLYRGYKAWTDLAELLLCRMMTPERLENGTVLLRFMKLDTASSFHREEVEERTEKYGSASPFAAINKNEEPAFLWAYRHSLERVKVGQRKRGLNLGINSGEEFELIRRMLGDSFGEMELVGVDHSATAIAEAQAKFPESNVSFHVHDINDLDSLNLGRFDLIMSIGTLQSPGVEFKPLFMSLIQNYLAPGGSVILGFPNSRWMDGELIYGAKAPNYAFSEQSLLYKDVYFCKKYLQQKKFRVTLTGKPYLFLSATPFESSHQS; via the coding sequence ATGGTGGAGATTTTGTCTCTGCTCGAAGCGCATGTGGCACAGCTGCGTGCCGGGGAGATCGTCGAGTTTTCCGTTCTCGACCCCGACCTGGGCGCGGGCAGCTACGCCGGAGCGACGATTACCGTTGACAGTGCGGTGTACCTCTACCGGGGCTACAAGGCGTGGACCGACCTCGCGGAGCTTCTGCTCTGCCGCATGATGACCCCCGAACGGCTCGAAAACGGTACCGTCCTCCTGCGTTTTATGAAGCTGGACACGGCGTCGTCCTTCCACCGGGAAGAGGTGGAAGAGAGAACGGAGAAGTACGGCTCGGCTTCGCCCTTTGCGGCCATCAACAAGAACGAGGAACCGGCTTTTCTCTGGGCCTACCGCCATTCACTGGAGCGGGTAAAAGTGGGGCAGCGGAAGCGAGGGCTTAACCTCGGCATCAACAGCGGGGAAGAGTTCGAGCTGATCCGCCGGATGCTCGGCGACTCTTTTGGTGAGATGGAACTCGTCGGAGTGGACCACTCGGCGACGGCCATCGCCGAAGCGCAGGCGAAATTTCCCGAGTCCAACGTGAGCTTCCACGTCCATGATATCAACGACCTCGACAGCCTCAATCTCGGCCGTTTCGACCTCATTATGAGCATAGGAACCCTGCAAAGCCCCGGCGTGGAGTTCAAGCCGCTGTTTATGTCCTTGATACAAAACTACCTTGCTCCTGGCGGCAGCGTCATCCTCGGCTTTCCCAACAGCCGCTGGATGGACGGGGAGCTCATCTACGGTGCCAAAGCACCCAACTACGCATTCTCGGAACAGTCGTTGCTCTACAAGGACGTCTATTTCTGCAAGAAGTACCTGCAACAGAAGAAGTTCCGGGTGACTCTTACCGGTAAGCCCTATCTTTTTCTTAGTGCGACACCGTTCGAGTCTTCCCACCAATCGTAA
- a CDS encoding AAA family ATPase: protein MTERDHDRLVRNLLQTLGQPESSLIQTHISSVIIAKDVVYKLKKPVDFGFLDYSTLERRKRFCQEEVRINGRYAPLLYLGVVAVTGSIESPELDGEGAAIEYAVKMRRFDAGAQLDNIAAARGLTDEECDAVADTAAAMHDGAPIVDAESDYGTPARVIMPMQENFDLMASLHRDGDLAAEVAALEQWTRVEHARLTPLLQQRRDDGFVREVHGDMHLHNMALFEGRPMLFDAIEFNPYLNHIDVISDLAFLLMDLEYRGLSCQSRRILNRYLEHTGDYAAVALLPFYKTYRAMVRAKVLALHAAQEIAEEERESVVDEVRAYIALAKSYGERGEPFLMIMHGVSASGKSTLALEAVEAFGALRLRSDIERMRLFRSEGDEVDIYTAAATAATYGRLETLAETVLKAGCSAVADATFLSAQQREPFAALAARRGVPYVILDIECGEAELLRRIRLRGEKGDDVSEADEAVLAMQQSRVKPLLESEQAHHFVLQCDVPLPVKALAAFIGTQKS, encoded by the coding sequence ATGACCGAGCGCGACCACGACCGGCTGGTGCGCAACCTGCTGCAGACGCTGGGGCAGCCGGAATCCTCCCTTATCCAGACCCACATCTCCAGCGTCATCATCGCCAAAGACGTCGTTTACAAGTTGAAAAAACCCGTCGACTTCGGCTTCCTGGACTACTCTACCCTGGAGCGGCGCAAGCGATTCTGCCAGGAAGAGGTGCGCATCAACGGCCGTTACGCGCCGCTGCTCTACCTGGGGGTCGTCGCCGTGACGGGCAGCATCGAGTCGCCGGAACTGGACGGGGAGGGCGCGGCCATCGAGTACGCCGTGAAGATGCGCCGCTTTGATGCCGGGGCGCAGCTCGACAACATCGCCGCTGCGAGAGGTTTGACAGACGAAGAGTGCGACGCCGTCGCCGACACGGCCGCCGCCATGCACGACGGCGCGCCCATCGTCGACGCCGAGAGCGACTACGGTACGCCCGCGAGGGTCATCATGCCGATGCAGGAGAACTTCGACCTCATGGCCTCCCTGCACCGCGACGGCGACCTGGCCGCGGAGGTCGCGGCGCTGGAGCAGTGGACGCGGGTGGAGCATGCACGCCTGACCCCGTTGCTGCAGCAGCGACGCGATGACGGCTTCGTGCGCGAAGTCCACGGCGACATGCACCTGCACAACATGGCGCTCTTCGAGGGCAGGCCCATGCTCTTCGACGCCATCGAGTTCAACCCCTATCTCAACCACATCGACGTCATCAGCGACCTCGCCTTTTTGCTGATGGATCTGGAGTACAGGGGACTCTCATGCCAAAGCCGCCGCATCCTCAACCGCTACCTTGAACATACGGGCGACTACGCCGCCGTAGCGCTGCTTCCCTTTTACAAGACCTACCGGGCCATGGTGCGGGCCAAGGTGCTCGCGCTCCACGCCGCGCAGGAGATTGCGGAGGAGGAGCGCGAAAGCGTCGTCGACGAAGTACGGGCTTACATTGCGCTGGCAAAAAGTTACGGGGAGAGGGGCGAGCCTTTTCTGATGATCATGCACGGCGTCTCGGCATCGGGCAAGAGCACCCTGGCCCTGGAAGCCGTCGAGGCGTTCGGGGCGCTGCGGCTGCGTTCGGACATTGAGCGGATGCGCCTTTTCCGCAGTGAAGGGGATGAAGTGGACATCTATACGGCGGCGGCGACGGCGGCGACCTACGGCAGGCTCGAAACGCTGGCCGAAACAGTGCTGAAAGCAGGCTGCAGCGCCGTCGCCGATGCGACTTTCCTCTCTGCGCAGCAACGGGAGCCCTTCGCGGCGCTGGCCGCGCGTCGGGGCGTTCCCTATGTGATTTTGGACATTGAGTGCGGTGAAGCGGAGCTTCTGCGCCGCATACGGCTGCGCGGCGAGAAGGGCGACGACGTCTCCGAAGCGGACGAAGCGGTCCTCGCCATGCAGCAGAGCAGGGTCAAGCCGCTTTTAGAATCGGAGCAGGCGCACCATTTTGTGCTGCAGTGCGACGTGCCGCTGCCGGTAAAGGCGCTGGCGGCGTTTATTGGAACGCAGAAAAGCTAG